DNA from Eucalyptus grandis isolate ANBG69807.140 chromosome 5, ASM1654582v1, whole genome shotgun sequence:
ccctctttaactttatactATGCGCGTCGCGTGCTCGATCTAGCAATCTTGGACAATTGTTTTGATGAACTGTCactaaactaaaaaaagaaagaagagaaaagaactGGGAGTTGGCGCCTACATCGGTGGTTGCTTGCTTACCAAGCCATCCTGGCAAGCTCCTCAAGTTCTTGTTTGATCTGCCGCTCTTAGAACACCACAATATTCGTCCTTTTTGGGTTAATGCTCTCAATGCTGAATCGAtcattttttatccttttccttATGTGAGGACGGAATGGAAGAAAAGTAATGAAACCTGCGATGGCTACTTGAAtaacctctttttcctttctcaatAAGAAAGCCTTTGACCCTTGTATTCGTTCGCCAAATCTTGTTCGGTTCCATCCAAGCTCGGTTTTTGTCTGAATCttcgtggaagaagaagaagcggttCACCAGCTACTACATCCGAGGATCCAACCAAATCATTAAACCTGGCGGCTGCTCGTTCTTTGATCGTGATTCACCGGCCACTAGATCGATGAAGAATCTCTCCAAAATCTTCTCTTTGATCAGTGATTCACCGGCCACTAGATCCAGGTATCCAACCTTATTCTCAAGCCTGCTGGCTCGGTTGATTGGCACTCCGTAGGCTCATCTTGCATACAAATTCTGGGAGTCCTGTGTCCCGCATCCACCAAGAACATTTCTTCCCTTAAGCGTAAAACTTCAGATTGTAAGGCGTTTCgactaaataagaaaaaactGGAATTAGATCTTGGAAATGATCTACCCAAATAGATGCTCatcataagcttttttttttactcctcTTCCTATTGATCGAAGCATCCAGCGCCACGACAAAAGAGTTAAGGTACTATGAAAAGCTGCTCTTGGGGAATGCGAGCAGACTCACTTTTTTTCTCGGCAAATAGGCTTTCATGAGCGTCATAAGGAGATTTGGATCCTCCCTCGATCATCCGCGCATTCACGGAGAGTATCTACATTTGTCTCCGGGGAGAGCTCCAGGTCGGTTTCCATTATAAAGTGGGCGGTCCTCGAGTTAAGTTCCCTGCGGGAAACAGAGTGGACAGCGGACCGACCCCTCTCTCGCATTCTTTCcgaagtttttcttttataaaatcatgaatCTCCTTCGGAGTGCCGCAACCTCCTCTTGGTTGGGAGCGGGGTGGGCAACTTCCGCCGGTCTTTGGCGCTGCCGCAGGGGCCTCTTGAGAGGGTAGTGGATTTGGAGCCTGTGGTAGCGCTCCTTCTCCTTGAGAGGGCACTGCGGTAGCGCTCCTTCTCCTTGAGAGGGCAAAGGTAGGGAATCGGGCGCCGTGGCGCGCCTCTTGCCCAGCGTTCAAAAACGGGGCAAGAGCTTCAAATAATTCAACAAACATAGGGTGACTTTTTTTCTATCGAATCGAATGAGCAACGTGAACTATCTCGCTTCAAAAAGATAGTTGGTTGAATGAGACTGGAAACCTTCTTTCTTCGATAGGAATACAAATAAGATTAAAAAGGCCATCATTGGGGCAAAGGATAAACCTCTCCGACCAAGAAAAACAAGTTCCGAGGCATCTTCCATTCATCTCGATTTGGGTTTTTCCGCACCATATTTGGATTTGCCTCTTCTTCGATCCGTAATTCCCAGCAAATCCTTGACTCCTCGAATACAATGGGATTTCACACTGGCAAATCTTTCACTCTACCTCCTCTTATTAAGACCATAGAATGTTCCTGCAAATTATGACCTTCGCCCGGAATGTAAGCAAATATATCATGTCGATTGCTTAATCGTACTTTGGCTATCTTACGTAGAGCTGAATTAGGTTTTTTCGGTGTTCTCGTTGAAACACGCAGGCATACTCCTTGCTTCGGGGACATTGATCCAAAGCTCGAGTACGGTCCGTGCGCCGTTTTTTCTTCTCTGCCATGACGAATCAATTGATTTAATGTAGGCATCGCTCTTTCCTTTGTCCTTACCCCCAATTTTTGCCCTATCACTAGTGATTACTCCCGATCCGAAGCACCCTTTTCCATTCATAGAGAGATCCAATcgtcaaaatcaataaaaaggcCATCATGGACAAAGATCCAAACGAATCAATCTTGTTGGGAGGTACTgcccaaggaaagaaaaaggtgaCTTCCGGATCggggataataaataaaattgaaacaagATAAAATCGTATATCGAAACGACTTCCGGCATCACCGGGAAGGATCGAAACCACATTCGTAGGCCGACAATTTTTCTGGGTAGGTCGAACTATTGGAAGCAAATGGAAAAGGAACACCGAGTAGGATCACAGA
Protein-coding regions in this window:
- the LOC120293425 gene encoding LOW QUALITY PROTEIN: NADH-ubiquinone oxidoreductase chain 3 (The sequence of the model RefSeq protein was modified relative to this genomic sequence to represent the inferred CDS: deleted 1 base in 1 codon), yielding MLWNLLFFFRYAASRARSERSKWAVMMSEFAPICIYLGISPLLSVILLGVPFPFASNSSTYPEKLSAYECGFDPSGDAGSRFDIRFYLVSILFIIPDPEVTFFFPWAVPPNKIDSFGSLSMMAFLLILTIGSLYEWKRVLRIGSNH